AGTGTTTGTACAGAGTAGGCGAGTGGCGGTGGGAGGCGTTGGCTTCAGCTTTTCTAAACGTAAGTGACGAGGAGTATGCTGAAGTTTCGACACAATTTATCTTTTGCCATTGAAATCTCACATAGTAGAGTGACGCCATGACTGTTCGTACGTTTCATGGTTCGTGGCTTTTAGCCGGCTTATTTTTCTGTAGCTCGCTTCTCGGCTGTGAATCAGCTGATGTGTGTGTACCCCCTGAAGACAATCCAAGCGCTTGTTGGTGTCCTGGTTTTCAGGGAAAGGATTGCGATCAACTCAATCCTGATTTTGGCTCAACATGGATGCAATGGGTGGCTGAGAATCAGCCCAGCTGGAAATCTCTACGGCTGCGCGACATCGCGCTGCCCGGCACCCATGACTCAGCCAGTGGCTATCTCGATGAAGAGGGTGCCAATATCACGGCCTATGGCGTTGAGGGTGGAGAGTCCCTTGTTGAATCTGTTCCTGAGTTTTTGTCAGGTTGGGCAAAGACCCAACTGAATGGTTTAACAGATCAGCTAAGAGCGGGTGTACGCTACTTCGATTTGAGGATGGTGCTCAATGCTGGCACGGGCCCAACATTTCATCATGGCGACGTCTATTGGGATACCGAAGCGATTCCTGTTTTTGAAGCATTTCGAGATTTTATGATTGCAAACCCGGGCGAGATTATCATTTTCTCAATGATTAATTTTGCCGGAGCAGAAACCAACGAAGTAGGGCACGCTGCATTTGTAGATAGCCTTCAAGAGATTTTTGGTGAGCTGATGGTACCAGCAGCCTTTGATGCACCGGCTCGAACCATTGATGAAATCCTAGCAACTCCAGGACGCCTGGTCGTTTTCTACGAACGAACCGATGCCGAAGGATTTTGGGCGCAGGAGAGGGCGGCGAACCTGTACTCAACCAATCGGGTCTACTCGAACTACGACGTTAACGTGAACACCGGTGATAAATTAGAAGCGCACTTGATGAGAGAAATGCTCTTGCCGGTGGATGATGTGAAGGCGATTCAAGGCCATTTGCAATACAGCCAAGAGGTGATTCAAAGCGACATCGCCTTGTATATCGAGGGTTATACCAAGC
The window above is part of the Deltaproteobacteria bacterium genome. Proteins encoded here:
- a CDS encoding phosphatidylinositol-specific phospholipase C domain-containing protein; amino-acid sequence: MTVRTFHGSWLLAGLFFCSSLLGCESADVCVPPEDNPSACWCPGFQGKDCDQLNPDFGSTWMQWVAENQPSWKSLRLRDIALPGTHDSASGYLDEEGANITAYGVEGGESLVESVPEFLSGWAKTQLNGLTDQLRAGVRYFDLRMVLNAGTGPTFHHGDVYWDTEAIPVFEAFRDFMIANPGEIIIFSMINFAGAETNEVGHAAFVDSLQEIFGELMVPAAFDAPARTIDEILATPGRLVVFYERTDAEGFWAQERAANLYSTNRVYSNYDVNVNTGDKLEAHLMREMLLPVDDVKAIQGHLQYSQEVIQSDIALYIEGYTKQERSVERAVEWLAAQRDNPEAIIRIVQFDYFELQAADFMKEFAEMNRAISNRAE